The following DNA comes from Musa acuminata AAA Group cultivar baxijiao chromosome BXJ1-4, Cavendish_Baxijiao_AAA, whole genome shotgun sequence.
GTTGTGGTCACGCACCGTGCAGAAGAAATCTGTGGGTGAATGATCGTGCAGGCATCCGCTATTCTATTCCCACCTTTGAACCATCATCCATCGAGGATGATCAACTCAGGGCATTGCCACCAGTGGGCATCTCCCAGGCCAATAAATGATTCCAGATTACATGCATGGCGCGAAGTTAGCTGAATTTGCTAAAATGGTGAGAAAACGCAAAATCGAGTAATTTCGAATTCCAATAATTTAACGAACATTCGTAAGAGAAAGAATTTAAATACTTCAAAAGACGATCATAAAGGTTCCACAAATAAACCTACGAACGGATTACGTATAAACTTGTTTTGATCCAAATTTAATTCTAACATGCTCTCGAAATCTCATCCAACTTTATGTCATCCGTAGAATTCTATTGTATTAAGATGATTTACATTTCACACCACTCCACACGAGCGTCTCTCTGAAATCAACCCGTGACAGTAAAGACAGGATTATTTTAAGCGTTTATTAAGCATACGATTACTATTGTCTTAATTTTGGATagtaaaaatcaagaaaaacaaGCAAAACACATATAAAACAGTGAGGAAGCTTACTTAAAACATCAACAACCTAAAACGACAAACCAACAGTTGCGTTGCGGGTTGTCGGCGGCCGTCCACGGTATTATTTTTGTTGGCCGTCCATGATAAAAAGCATTAACAAAATGTGATCTTCTCGTGGCGGTGCATGGTTCTCGTCGTGAAGAAGCTGATGCACACCTATGACATTCTAGATCGACACAGTTTTGTCTCGGTGTTCGTACTGAGTTGTTCATTGTTGGAGTCGCTGACTTGGAGCAGGACACCGTCCTGGGTCCAGCCGGTCACATAAAGAGAAGCCTAATAATCCATGCAATGTACCGCTTGCTGTGGCGGTGACAGGCGAAGGGACTGACTCCGCCCGTGGTTTTCTCTGCGTCTCTTCGAGTCGCCGACTGCCAGAAAAATAGCTTTCAAtcttacttctctctctctctctctctctctctctctctctctgagacttggaattgattgagaaaaaaaatgTTCATATAAGCTTGAATagagatattaaaaaaattaaattaaataaaaaattatgttctATAGAGTTTAGAGAtggaaagaaaataataataataattaagtgTTCCATACTGCATACAACTTCTGGGTTTTGAATCACCTGGCAACTCGTACCAGGCTTGATGGGTTGGGCCTTTATCTTTGTCGAATTCTGGTGGACCACAAGAATTCTAACATACACAGATGAACTTGATCCGTATATATTGACGTTtaaaatagatagatagatggtcGATGGTAGTGGCAGTTGAGCTCCACCCTTCACCAAATCCTGAAGGAGTTAGGTAGGTTCTTGTATGACACTGTATATTCATATCTGAAATGAAAAAGAATCGTTTCATAGTTGCTAGCTAATAGTCAGATTATATATGTTAGGTTTGACTTACAATCTCACAAGCTTAGATTGATATATGTTAGTTCGATTTAGGGTTGTCAATATTTGATTCCTAACATCGTAGGAAAGTAGGGTGACAAGATCAAACTGCAGCTTGATCCTAAAAGCAATCAACGCACAACACATAAACCGTGAAAGATATCGAaagaaattgacccactaacatgcttaccccctttttttttttggattgctCCCTTTTCTATCTTGATAAGCCTTATCCTGATAGCATTGATGTGAGATAGCTCTATAGAAACCCCAACCATCACTGTGGTCCGATTTGGATCCAATGTGGTCCAATTTGGTGGCGGCTTCAACATTCTATAAATTGAATGTAATCCACTCCCCCACACGCTACTTCTCATGGCCAACGCCACTTTTACGGAGAAAACTTGCATGCTCTCCTCACCTAATCACTCTTTCCCTTGCAAGTACAAGCCCCAGATCTTATTACGATCACATCTACTGGTTAGCAGTCACTATAATCGTTTGGTGGCCACAAAAGTGGCTTTTAGGTTCATTCATTTGGCCCCACAACTCTTTGTTCTCTACTTCCTTTTTCCACTACCAGAGGTGGAGTGGACCAcaatactactactactaccaccgccaccgccaccaccactgaAAGAGTGCGTCACGGAAACCGTACCAAGATGACTACGGAACCCCAAAAAGAGTCCCACTTCACCTGCTCCTCCCTTTTGGTTCCTTGGGGGGCTTTGGTTGATGCTTATCGTTCCAAGGTATTAGTGTGCTAGTTGGCTTCTAGAAACCTATTTATTTAGGGTAAGTATGTTGTACTCTTGTGTCGATAAAAGGTGTTTGCGTGACCAAAAAGGTCAAGGGAGGAACAAGAGTCAAACCAGAGTAGGTGCAACATTGAATGATATGATTGGCATCGACCATGCCCAATTAGAGTGTAGTTTCTTCGTATGATTTTAGCGTTAGATTTAGGTCTGTATGTGGGCCCACCATTTTATGGATCTCATGCTTTGAGATTCGTTCAGAGGTTTGGTGTCCCAGGTGGCACGCCAGGAGAGGTGTGGATCCCACATTATGGAGGAAAGAGCTGTTTCCTGTTTGCGGAACAGCTAAAATGAAGAATGTAAAATTAGAAGGGTTTTACGTCGTACCTGCCGAGACGTACCCGCCCCGTCGACCTTCTCGGCACCGATTTTTAGCCGTCTACAAATACGCCCCCCCACCTTCCGTTCCCACCATCGCAGGTGAGAATGATCCGACGGATGTCGCGGGTGGCGGACTGCTCCCAGTGCCCGGCGATGCGGGGGTGGGAGAAGGGGAGGCggccggcagcggcggcggcgcaggGCCACGTGCCGCTCCACGTGGGGGAGGAGATGGAGCGGTTCGAGGTCCGGATGGAGCTGCTCGCCCGGCCCGCCTTCCTCGAGCTGCTGCGCCGGTCTGCCCAGGAGTACGGCTACGGGCAGCGCGGCGTCCTCCGCATCCCCTGCCCGGTCCCGTTCTTCCGCCGCCTCCTCGCGGCCTGCGGGAGTAGGGTGGAGGAGGATGGACTGCTCCGGTCCTTCGACGAGTTGTTCCACTCGTCCTCCGACCCGAATTGACCCGGCGAATCGAATCCGCTTCCTGGCTTCTTCTTTTCTCTGTTCGCTGATCCGCCCATGGAAGCTGTTGTTGTAGATAAACTTCATGGTGTATCGACGGAGGGTCTTCTTCCTTTTTACTCTGTAGAGATACCGATGAGCTCCAATTACATGAATTCTCGAAACTATTGTACTTCATCTTATCAATCTTATTACATGACACCTCAAAGAGGGGAGGTTTCGGTCACAGAAGAAGAACGATGACAGCAGAACAAGCATCATTCTGCCATCATTTCGATAAACAAGCCGAAAAAGCCTCGATTCGAGGCGCAACGGAGATCCTTAATCGCAGAGCACGAACCTCGTGAGGCCCAACACGACGCAAGACAGCAAGAGGAGCACCATGGTGGCCACATCCCTGGTCGACCACTTACGCACCTTGGCCTCGACGCGCAGACTCTTGGCCCGCCGCAGCGCGTCCACCTCCTTGAGCAGGTCGAACTCCGCGCCCTTCCGCTTCAGCTCCTCCACGCACTTGCCCAGCAGCACCccgtcctccctctccctctccagcAGCCGCTCCAGCACGCACTCCGTGTCGGTCTTGTAGCGGATGGCCCACACGACGGCCATGGAGCAGAGGAGGGAGCACAGGCAGGGGATCCACGACCGGCGGCACGCGGCAGAGGGGGACGAGGCGGACGCAgagtagaggaggaggaggatgagggagTGGAAGACGAAGAAGGCGCAGTAGAGGGCGGCGATCTCGCGGCGGACGGCGTCGACACGGGACTCCCGGAGGGCGATGCGGCGGGCGACGAGCTCCTCCTCCTTGATCCACTGCTTGAGCAGGAGCTTGTGGGTGACGCTCTCGGCGATCTCGTGGAGCGGGTGCCGGTGCTTGTCGCTGCTACTGCCAACGACACCGCCGGTCATCTCCTCGAATTCTTTGAGGTCTTGGAAAGGGGGTGGAGAGGAAACCGAAAGGAGGAATAGTATAATTCGAATCGAGGGGACGGAAGGCGGTCGAGTTTAAACGCCAAGAGATCGGTTGTTGTAACGGCCAGATTAAGGAGATCTGGTCACGTGACGcacgctccaacggtcaaattcctttggtgttgtccaaataataataTCTCAACTAATCACTTCATATTGATGAGATATGAAGCAAATTAATCGTCAAGAGGTTACATATAACCATGTAATATATACTTTCATGTGAGGGGTCAGATGCGTGCAGCCTATATCCAGAACAAAAATGCTGCAATGTGCTGTGCATACATGATCGATCAGGTTGACCAGACTGCCCGTGCACATGAGGAGGAATGCGTTGGTGTAATGGCGGGTCTTAACATGACCAAATCTGTGGCTCTCCCAAGTTAGACTGGTCCAGCATCGCCATGTCCAGCGGAAACACTGACTTGGTCGTGTCAGGCTCCATCAGCTGCTTGTGCTCGGGCGACATGGACGAAGAGCCCGTGTAGGAGGTGCTCGCGGTGGCCATGGCGGTGTGGGTGAAGCGGGCGAGGTAGGCGGCGTGACTCATGCGCAAGTGCAGCATCTTGGCTCGAGCCACGGCCAGTTGTGCCTGGAGAGCCTGGATTTGGCAGTGGAGGGAGGTGATGGCGCCCACACACCCGTAGACTGGATCTCGCACCCGGGCGTTCGCCTCGTACACCAGGCTGCTCACAGCGTCTCCTCGGTGCTGCGCCGCTATCTCCTGTGCTCGCGCAGATAATTCACATGGTGAGTTCTGATCGAGCCATGCATCTCATCTAATGTTCCGTACtgcagacagagagagagagagagagagacccgcAAGAGTTTGCTGACATTGCTAGCGCCGAACACCTTGTGCACGCTGGCGAACTTCTGCGGCTCGTCGGAGGGGAAGTGGGGAGCAAAGACGCAACCCTGCGTGCACCGGCGCCGTAAGAGCTTGCATGCCGCGCATGGCGAAGCCGTGGTGTGCTTCCTCCCTTCCCCTTTCATCCTTCTACACTTCCCGGCTTCAATCTGTCCGCACCAACTGCTTCTTACAGCCCATGTCGGAATCCAACCTTGCCTTAAATAACCTCCCAGAAGAAGAGAACAGAAAAAGAGAAAGCAAGCAACGACAAGCGAGGAGACAATAAAGCAAAGATGggtgagggagagggagaagggaagggaaggcaaGGGAGGAGATGGTGTGGGTGTCTGAAGACAAGATGATGGTGTTGGTGGCAAACACAGTCGAAACGTACATGGTGAGGAGATCTCGACGGTGTTGGGCCTACCTTGCTCCATGCTTCCTTGTCGTCTCTCACGTCCTTTCTGGGGTCCTGATCTCACAATTGCAGAGTAGTACGTCCCTGCAAGCAAAAAGTGGGCGCAAAGACTAATTAGATGTGTTTGTGCTGCAAAGCTCACGAGTCTCCAGTGGTCAGAGCTCTAACTGAGCCACTCACAGACCACGACGGTAGaccagaaaaaggaaaagaaggtaTGCCGGTGTGCTGTTGGCCGGACAATCCCACGGTGTTAACAGCAACGGAGCTATTCAGTGACATTCTCGAAATGATGGGGAACATGAGAGCTCACAGAGCCACCGGTGCAGGTGGTGGGAAGAGCGAAGCGGGAGCTCTCTACTTCGTCTTGTGTACTTGCTTCCCGCTTTATACCTGTGATTATTCTTGTCATGATACAGGAAGCAAGCATGCAGGGCCTGTTTGGCTGTACTTCTTCTTTGTTCATGGAACTAAAAGATCGACAGCATTGCAGACAAAAGTTCGGTGATATTTGTCTGTCGATAATTTACTAGATATCATTTGAGAAAAAAGTATTCGATATTACGAAAACACTCGCACATTTGAACATGGGAATATCTACCGAGTGACATCTCATCCATGAATAATGTTGAGTTTGCATTCACAGATTTATTATTCTGATCGCTGCAGACGGAGGTGTCGTGTGTCGGAAACTTCCTCAGTGGGGAAGAAAATGTCAGTGAAAAGGCTTAAAGGGGATGAGAAAAGTCGCACGGTGGACACGGTAAGAGGTGTAGCAAAAAAGCACGCTTGCTTTTGCCGAGGAAAAGGAGAGGTTGCGTGAGGAAGATAAAGCGTGCGCAGCGATGGGCTGATGGAACGTCTGCCGGCAGGTACTGTTCGCAGTTTCGAGTGGCAGTCGAGACTTGGCggcacatcttcttctccaagagAGGCAGACACTGCAGCTTCTTCCGTTTGAAGAAGCCTGCCGATCCATTTTTGAGTGCCAGTTTTCTCGGATCATTGAAGTTTCTTCTGGAGTTGGATCATGACATGCTTGGCTTCCTTGGTTAGCGGATGAACACGACGAGAAAGTGTACGATCTGGATGTTGAAGATGATCATCATAGGATATTTTAGAGGAAATTTTCTGAAGAAAACattacaataataataacaataataataataataataatgataacatcgATATCATGATTCGACAGTCTCTCTACTCATAAATTCGAGGCATGTCAACAGTAATTATGCCAGCCCACTGGTTATCCACATCGATTCATTGTATCTGTTGCCATCTGATCTCGATCCTCTCCGATATGACTCGGCCCATTCCCAGGTTGCAAAGAGGATGAGGAAATTGCTGCTGGGACATTTTAAGCATTCTTTATCGTGATACATTTAATCAAGAGCACTCCACAGTTGACATGGTCCATTCCAATTGTGTGGCTGCTGTGTATTCCTTTCTATCACAACTGGTCTTGCACTTAATTTGACATAATATACTTATTATAATTGATTGATCAACAACATGTAGAATATGTATAGTTACTTTTCTTATTTGGATGAAAATTGAAACAATATGTAGAATATATATAGTAGGGTGAATGACACCAGTGAAAACAATTTGCTTCACAAATTGATCGGTCCAATAATGCATTAATCCATTTGTGAAGTTGGATCATCAAAATGTTTAATCTCAGAATACTACTGATTAAGATATGAAAGAAATTATCGCATCTGTAATATCAATCCAACCATGAAACGATTAGATCTATCAGGGAATCAGCATAAATGAATGACATACCGAGCAACCATTCCAATTTATTCCGTCCATATTGTTTGGGACATCGAAGGTAAGTGTAAGCATGAAGCAGTCATATCACTGACGG
Coding sequences within:
- the LOC135671887 gene encoding auxin-responsive protein SAUR71-like, giving the protein MIRRMSRVADCSQCPAMRGWEKGRRPAAAAAQGHVPLHVGEEMERFEVRMELLARPAFLELLRRSAQEYGYGQRGVLRIPCPVPFFRRLLAACGSRVEEDGLLRSFDELFHSSSDPN
- the LOC135671886 gene encoding uncharacterized protein LOC135671886, with product MTGGVVGSSSDKHRHPLHEIAESVTHKLLLKQWIKEEELVARRIALRESRVDAVRREIAALYCAFFVFHSLILLLLYSASASSPSAACRRSWIPCLCSLLCSMAVVWAIRYKTDTECVLERLLEREREDGVLLGKCVEELKRKGAEFDLLKEVDALRRAKSLRVEAKVRKWSTRDVATMVLLLLSCVVLGLTRFVLCD
- the LOC135671885 gene encoding LOB domain-containing protein 4-like — protein: MEQGRPNTVEISSPCTFRLCLPPTPSSCLQTPTPSPPLPSLPFSLSLTHLCFIVSSLVVACFLFFCSLLLGGYLRQGWIPTWAVRSSWCGQIEAGKCRRMKGEGRKHTTASPCAACKLLRRRCTQGCVFAPHFPSDEPQKFASVHKVFGASNVSKLLREIAAQHRGDAVSSLVYEANARVRDPVYGCVGAITSLHCQIQALQAQLAVARAKMLHLRMSHAAYLARFTHTAMATASTSYTGSSSMSPEHKQLMEPDTTKSVFPLDMAMLDQSNLGEPQIWSC